Proteins from one Chroococcidiopsis sp. CCMEE 29 genomic window:
- a CDS encoding glyoxalase yields the protein MAIGQEPKQYISNIYGEFQLPSLRLGIFRPQGMHRAEFENSAKNGMSLCLEVSDLAEAIAHLTVLGYPPPGEILTAASHGREIYAYDPAGNRLILHQSNN from the coding sequence ATCGCGATAGGACAAGAACCAAAGCAGTACATCTCGAATATATATGGTGAGTTTCAACTACCTAGTTTACGATTGGGAATTTTTAGACCCCAAGGAATGCATCGCGCTGAGTTTGAGAATTCAGCTAAAAATGGGATGAGTTTATGTTTAGAAGTAAGTGATTTAGCAGAGGCGATCGCTCATCTGACTGTCTTAGGCTACCCACCACCAGGGGAAATTTTAACAGCAGCATCGCACGGCAGAGAAATCTACGCCTACGATCCTGCTGGCAATCGCTTGATCTTACATCAGTCAAATAATTGA
- a CDS encoding NAD(P)/FAD-dependent oxidoreductase — translation MNQSTHPTVILGGGFTGLFTALHLCHQRYPQPVILIDQKERFIFKPLLYEFLSGEMNTNQVWPRYEEVLDCSGVAFVQDTVKYVDLQQRQIELASGLCYAFSNLVLALGSAISYAGVEGAKENSIPFRTGEDAMALGQHLRQCLQCASQTKDPQQRRLLLTVAVIGAGPAGVEMAATLADLLPRWYDKLGGNSQEIRVVILNRSKEILKGDVNSQLRATAQKALRQRTVPVELMLEVSVSAIRPDRVEYKRHDQLEILPAATIIWTGGNTTHPIIKDLPIPKKYRDRAERIQVTPTLQLPEFPEVFAGGDCVAEGDNPLPPTAQVAYQQGAAIARNLKAIADGGAPQPVEVRLRGTLLKLGLGESAANLGNRLEITGRLGHLIRQGTYLQLLPAPVHKFKVTTEWLTDELFNRYSNSATQQQSARVLRWTGSAVAAVVLASSSLLLWRATQPAQFNRVWQPTGLPTLIERLLPASKR, via the coding sequence ATGAATCAATCGACTCATCCAACTGTAATTCTGGGTGGTGGCTTTACTGGGCTGTTTACTGCACTACACCTGTGCCATCAACGTTATCCGCAACCAGTTATCTTGATTGACCAGAAAGAACGTTTCATCTTTAAGCCCTTGCTCTACGAGTTCTTGAGCGGCGAGATGAACACTAATCAGGTCTGGCCGCGCTACGAGGAAGTCCTAGACTGCAGTGGCGTGGCCTTTGTTCAAGATACTGTCAAGTATGTTGACTTACAGCAACGACAGATTGAATTAGCTTCTGGTTTGTGCTACGCCTTCAGTAACTTAGTGCTAGCTTTAGGCAGTGCTATTAGCTACGCAGGTGTTGAGGGAGCAAAGGAGAACTCGATCCCTTTTCGCACTGGCGAAGATGCAATGGCCCTGGGTCAACACCTGCGCCAGTGCCTCCAGTGTGCTAGTCAGACCAAAGATCCGCAACAACGTCGCCTTCTGCTAACAGTAGCGGTAATCGGTGCTGGTCCGGCGGGTGTAGAAATGGCGGCAACTCTGGCTGATTTGCTGCCTCGCTGGTATGACAAGCTGGGCGGTAATTCCCAGGAAATTCGGGTAGTAATTCTCAATCGCAGTAAGGAAATCCTCAAGGGCGACGTTAATAGTCAGCTGCGTGCAACTGCTCAGAAAGCACTGCGACAGCGCACAGTGCCTGTGGAATTGATGCTAGAAGTATCTGTGAGTGCTATTCGTCCAGATCGAGTTGAATACAAGCGTCACGACCAGTTGGAGATACTGCCGGCGGCAACCATTATTTGGACAGGTGGCAATACAACCCATCCGATCATTAAAGATTTACCGATTCCTAAAAAGTATCGCGATCGCGCCGAGCGCATCCAGGTCACTCCCACGCTGCAACTACCTGAATTTCCAGAAGTCTTTGCTGGCGGAGATTGCGTGGCAGAAGGTGACAACCCACTACCACCAACTGCCCAGGTTGCCTATCAGCAGGGAGCCGCGATCGCCCGGAACTTAAAGGCGATCGCGGATGGTGGGGCACCTCAGCCAGTAGAGGTGAGACTGCGTGGCACACTCTTAAAGCTAGGACTAGGGGAGAGTGCTGCTAACCTCGGCAATCGGTTGGAAATTACTGGTAGACTCGGTCACCTGATCCGGCAAGGCACCTATTTACAACTATTGCCGGCTCCAGTGCATAAATTCAAAGTCACTACTGAATGGCTAACTGACGAGCTATTCAATCGTTACAGCAATTCCGCTACTCAGCAGCAATCTGCACGAGTCCTGCGTTGGACTGGTAGCGCAGTAGCAGCAGTTGTATTAGCAAGCAGTAGTTTGTTGCTTTGGCGAGCTACCCAGCCAGCTCAATTTAACCGCGTCTGGCAACCAACTGGTTTACCAACTTTAATTGAGCGGCTGTTACCAGCATCAAAACGATAG
- a CDS encoding sulfite exporter TauE/SafE family protein — MQFMQGLTLGLGGLIAGCLAGLSGMGGGLLLVPMMVGLGLTPVQAVGTSTFAKLMISASGSWQNWRMGNLDFRRVATLGLPALLSAQLGAYLANKLPSFLFFSTFGGLLLANIYLIDVRRRVQQLKQATESQQQTRLLIFWRAIAGTAAGLLAGLF; from the coding sequence ATGCAGTTTATGCAGGGGCTAACGTTAGGGCTTGGAGGCTTGATTGCTGGTTGCTTAGCTGGACTGTCAGGTATGGGTGGTGGTCTTCTGCTCGTGCCCATGATGGTGGGTTTAGGTCTTACACCCGTCCAAGCCGTTGGCACCAGTACCTTCGCTAAACTAATGATTTCCGCCTCCGGCAGTTGGCAAAACTGGCGTATGGGCAATTTAGATTTTCGACGGGTGGCAACGCTAGGACTGCCTGCTTTGTTGAGTGCACAACTGGGAGCCTATCTCGCAAACAAGCTCCCTTCCTTTTTATTCTTTAGTACCTTTGGTGGCTTATTACTAGCGAATATCTACTTGATTGATGTTCGACGACGAGTGCAGCAACTCAAACAAGCTACTGAATCCCAGCAGCAAACAAGGTTATTAATTTTCTGGCGGGCGATCGCTGGTACCGCAGCAGGGTTATTAGCTGGTTTATTCTGA
- a CDS encoding sulfate/molybdate ABC transporter ATP-binding protein: MNGILIEDVSRKFGSFQAVDRVNLEIKRGSLVALLGPSGSGKSTLLRLIAGLETPDSGRILLGERDVTQKSVRSRGIGFVFQHYALFKHMTVRQNIAFGLELRKANKAKVRQRVEELLDLVQLQGLGDRYPSQLSGGQRQRVALARTLAVDPQVLLLDEPFGALDAKVRKELRASLRHLHERIDVTTIFVTHDQEEAMELADEIVVINKGRVEQVGTPAEIYDNPATPFVMSFVGPVNVLPSTAGIFHRQGFESPNSHIFLRPHDVLIQTKPEETSAPARINRIVHLGWEVEVELSLKDGQEVTAYLTREHLDQLQLQSQQRVYIKPRKAKAFSQPLEPLQIARASA, from the coding sequence ATGAATGGTATTTTGATTGAGGATGTCTCAAGAAAATTTGGCTCGTTTCAGGCAGTTGACCGCGTCAATTTAGAGATTAAAAGAGGCTCTTTAGTAGCACTATTGGGTCCTTCTGGATCAGGAAAATCTACTTTACTACGGCTGATTGCGGGTTTGGAAACCCCAGATAGTGGCAGAATCTTGCTCGGCGAGCGAGACGTGACCCAAAAAAGTGTGCGATCGCGCGGCATTGGCTTCGTGTTTCAGCACTATGCGCTGTTTAAGCACATGACCGTTCGCCAGAACATTGCTTTCGGTTTAGAGTTACGAAAAGCCAACAAAGCAAAAGTTCGGCAACGGGTAGAGGAACTGTTAGATTTAGTGCAGCTTCAAGGCTTGGGCGATCGCTACCCCTCTCAGCTTTCTGGTGGCCAACGGCAACGGGTAGCTTTGGCTAGAACCTTGGCTGTAGATCCCCAGGTACTGCTGTTGGATGAGCCGTTTGGGGCTTTGGATGCCAAAGTGCGTAAAGAATTGCGGGCCTCCCTCAGACATCTACACGAGCGCATTGATGTCACCACTATCTTTGTTACCCATGACCAAGAAGAGGCAATGGAACTCGCCGATGAAATTGTGGTAATCAACAAAGGCAGAGTGGAACAAGTAGGCACTCCAGCAGAAATTTATGACAATCCAGCCACCCCATTTGTTATGAGTTTTGTCGGGCCTGTCAATGTTCTACCGAGTACTGCTGGAATTTTTCATCGTCAAGGATTTGAATCCCCAAACTCTCACATCTTTCTGCGTCCCCACGATGTTTTGATCCAGACCAAGCCGGAAGAAACCTCTGCCCCAGCCAGGATCAACCGCATTGTCCATTTAGGTTGGGAAGTTGAAGTCGAGTTGAGCCTGAAGGATGGTCAGGAAGTGACAGCCTATCTGACGCGGGAACACCTTGACCAGTTGCAGTTGCAATCCCAGCAACGAGTTTATATCAAACCCCGAAAAGCCAAGGCCTTCTCCCAGCCACTAGAGCCACTGCAAATAGCTAGGGCATCTGCATAA
- a CDS encoding SgcJ/EcaC family oxidoreductase: MKKFLHSSLLKWLGLGIIFFFITFSTAAFANQYMKHEDIRNLIEKARDAWVARDANALAQLFTPDGELIVPGQRWQGQTRIRSEVTRFAQQYSDVKIDIRRIMIEDNQAAVEWYYEDTEKATGLRNQADDAIIVDFSNGRIRRWREYFDTKTPASKPT; this comes from the coding sequence ATGAAAAAATTTTTGCACTCAAGTTTACTTAAATGGCTAGGATTAGGAATTATTTTCTTTTTTATTACCTTTAGCACGGCTGCCTTTGCCAATCAGTATATGAAGCACGAGGACATACGAAATTTGATTGAAAAAGCTAGAGATGCTTGGGTTGCGCGCGATGCTAATGCCCTCGCACAACTGTTTACGCCTGATGGCGAGCTGATTGTGCCTGGTCAGAGGTGGCAAGGGCAAACCAGAATTCGATCAGAGGTAACCCGTTTTGCCCAGCAGTATTCAGACGTCAAGATTGATATCCGGAGAATTATGATTGAGGACAATCAAGCCGCAGTAGAGTGGTATTACGAAGACACTGAAAAGGCAACCGGTCTTCGCAACCAAGCTGATGACGCAATTATCGTTGATTTCAGTAATGGTCGGATCAGGCGCTGGCGCGAATATTTTGACACTAAAACGCCAGCTAGCAAACCAACATAA
- a CDS encoding DM13 domain-containing protein, with product MKVNQLILLSATAFLTSIPWVLNYPSAHAVSPADTSTESSPVVAQNRSPAATLSGSFMAAEHPTTGTARIVTENGRRYLVLDSAFRTSNQGPDLHVILDPAEKPPQMYQDPSRYVNLGKLQKFNGEQRYPIPAAINLANFKSVAIWCRMANATFGYAPLGGSASSARTQAK from the coding sequence ATGAAAGTCAATCAGTTGATCTTACTAAGTGCTACTGCTTTTTTAACTTCTATTCCCTGGGTATTAAATTATCCATCTGCTCATGCAGTTAGTCCTGCAGATACCTCAACCGAATCTAGTCCTGTTGTGGCACAAAATCGGTCTCCAGCAGCCACTCTGTCTGGTTCCTTTATGGCAGCAGAACACCCGACTACCGGAACAGCTCGAATTGTCACAGAAAATGGACGGCGCTACTTAGTGCTTGATTCGGCTTTTCGTACCAGTAATCAGGGACCAGATCTGCATGTGATTCTCGATCCGGCTGAGAAGCCACCGCAGATGTATCAAGATCCAAGCAGATACGTGAACCTGGGCAAGCTACAAAAATTCAACGGTGAACAACGCTACCCCATTCCAGCTGCTATCAATCTTGCCAACTTCAAATCTGTCGCCATTTGGTGCCGTATGGCTAACGCCACCTTTGGCTATGCCCCGCTTGGTGGCAGTGCTAGCAGTGCCAGAACTCAGGCAAAATAG
- a CDS encoding CHAT domain-containing protein, with the protein MAQWIPDEVVVAIARLFYRHLSQGHPVAHNLTQVRQELISAYGTI; encoded by the coding sequence ATGGCGCAATGGATTCCCGATGAAGTAGTAGTAGCGATCGCCCGGCTATTCTACCGCCACCTCAGCCAAGGGCATCCTGTGGCTCACAATCTTACTCAGGTGCGGCAGGAATTGATTTCTGCCTATGGGACGATCTAG
- a CDS encoding redoxin domain-containing protein: MTTNLQVGDRFPEFELPNHDNERVKLSDFTQPSLMDKYLGFADGYPLILVFYRGFFCPRDRQQLPQLVQFQGELAVNYCKLVTVGIDPPIVQAAFRAGLGAQWPFLSDENREVIKQINILDETEGEYAYRAQPYTFVLRPDLTIYKIYNGWFFVGRPTIEELRHDLRAIMETRSDYRYEAYDTPEVRKIRIPQQEWANGVPPVGTSGLPVAQGVVRWFDLKAGSGTIARDDGGEDLFFNFTAIPGEGYRTLRPGTPVEFEIVEGKFGLSARNVQKVSK; this comes from the coding sequence ATGACAACTAATCTGCAAGTGGGCGATCGCTTCCCTGAATTTGAATTGCCAAATCACGACAATGAACGGGTGAAACTTTCCGATTTCACCCAGCCTAGCCTCATGGACAAATACCTGGGGTTCGCCGACGGCTATCCGCTGATTCTGGTCTTCTATAGAGGCTTCTTCTGTCCGCGCGATCGCCAGCAACTCCCTCAACTAGTGCAGTTTCAGGGCGAGCTAGCGGTCAACTATTGCAAGCTGGTGACGGTTGGCATCGATCCACCGATCGTCCAAGCTGCTTTTCGGGCAGGTCTGGGGGCGCAGTGGCCTTTTTTGTCTGACGAAAACCGGGAGGTCATCAAGCAAATTAACATCCTGGATGAAACAGAAGGCGAGTATGCCTATCGCGCCCAGCCCTACACGTTTGTACTGCGACCTGACCTGACGATTTACAAAATCTACAACGGTTGGTTCTTTGTCGGGCGACCCACCATTGAAGAGCTACGGCACGATTTGCGCGCCATTATGGAGACCCGGTCTGATTACCGCTATGAGGCGTACGATACACCAGAGGTGCGAAAAATTCGGATTCCTCAACAAGAGTGGGCTAATGGTGTGCCGCCTGTGGGGACAAGTGGATTACCCGTGGCACAGGGTGTGGTGCGCTGGTTCGATCTGAAGGCAGGTAGTGGAACAATCGCCAGAGACGACGGCGGTGAGGATCTCTTTTTCAACTTCACAGCAATTCCTGGCGAAGGCTATCGTACCCTTAGACCTGGTACACCTGTAGAGTTTGAAATTGTCGAAGGTAAATTTGGTTTAAGTGCTCGCAACGTGCAAAAAGTGAGTAAATAG
- a CDS encoding MauE/DoxX family redox-associated membrane protein: MAINTSERMGLRSERLMVKTAIATTRILLGVFFIVSAIANTIHFYDKGGLLETVTTSKLKLWGLGFEGIGPLPPFMALPYAYLLPPAELIVGVLFVINRWVRWAGIVMMLMLFSFILAFGLVGPNGLFPNNESSWDKNVFLLTAAWICAAYDDFRVKRHNGS, translated from the coding sequence ATGGCGATCAATACAAGCGAACGCATGGGACTAAGAAGTGAGCGCCTCATGGTGAAAACAGCAATTGCTACCACTCGGATACTCTTAGGAGTATTCTTCATTGTTTCTGCGATCGCCAACACAATTCATTTCTACGACAAAGGCGGTTTGCTTGAGACTGTTACCACCAGCAAACTAAAGTTATGGGGCTTAGGGTTTGAGGGGATTGGTCCCCTTCCACCATTCATGGCCCTGCCGTATGCCTACCTCCTACCACCAGCAGAACTAATTGTTGGGGTATTGTTCGTAATCAATCGCTGGGTCAGATGGGCTGGCATCGTCATGATGTTAATGCTGTTCAGCTTTATCCTAGCCTTTGGCTTGGTCGGACCCAATGGGTTGTTCCCTAACAACGAATCCAGCTGGGACAAAAATGTCTTTCTCCTCACTGCTGCATGGATCTGTGCTGCCTACGATGACTTTCGAGTCAAGCGGCATAACGGTTCGTAG
- a CDS encoding DMT family transporter yields the protein MNKIVAFVSHLPNKIPAKVYLWLAVIIFATANSVTRKLTEIGSQNFIDGRNPISFCNVLFVGNICALLALILIYRQQLSVRSFRQFSLKDWGGMAAVALLSGALAPGVLFEALSRTTVNNVVLVGRIELPVTLALSIWLLGERVNRWEFAGAAVAFVGVAGTVVLQGLRENIMTPAGLSTAGWGEMLTAVGALALAISNVISKTRLDRIPIGIFTVVRTALGSVIFFFAALYLYGSNHFMDVFSPFLWKWMLVYGTIIVAVGQSFWLAGLKNSSGADASLAGAFNPIAAVLAAYLILGEVPTFAQYLGGGMILCGIGLSQIGIWRKSSAFAATQVRYSQSMDSKVGFKGL from the coding sequence ATGAACAAAATAGTAGCATTCGTCTCCCATCTGCCCAACAAAATTCCGGCGAAAGTCTATCTCTGGTTAGCAGTCATTATCTTCGCCACTGCCAACTCCGTAACGCGGAAATTAACAGAAATTGGTTCTCAAAACTTCATTGACGGCAGAAATCCCATTTCCTTTTGCAATGTTTTATTTGTAGGAAATATCTGCGCGTTGCTAGCTTTGATTTTAATCTATCGCCAACAGTTAAGCGTTCGTTCCTTCCGGCAATTTTCCCTAAAAGATTGGGGCGGTATGGCAGCAGTAGCGCTATTGTCTGGAGCGCTAGCTCCTGGTGTATTATTTGAGGCTCTTTCTCGCACCACAGTTAACAATGTAGTGCTAGTCGGACGCATAGAACTGCCAGTGACTCTGGCTTTATCTATCTGGTTACTAGGGGAACGAGTGAATAGATGGGAATTTGCTGGTGCGGCTGTTGCATTCGTCGGAGTAGCCGGAACAGTGGTGCTTCAGGGCTTACGGGAGAACATAATGACCCCAGCAGGTTTAAGTACAGCAGGCTGGGGTGAGATGCTGACAGCAGTAGGAGCCTTGGCTCTAGCCATCTCTAACGTTATTAGTAAAACTCGCCTCGACCGGATTCCAATCGGAATCTTTACTGTAGTGCGGACGGCGTTGGGCAGCGTCATCTTCTTCTTTGCTGCATTATATCTTTACGGCAGCAATCATTTTATGGATGTATTCTCACCCTTTTTGTGGAAATGGATGTTAGTTTATGGCACGATAATTGTCGCGGTAGGTCAATCATTTTGGCTAGCTGGCTTAAAAAATTCTAGTGGAGCGGATGCCTCACTAGCTGGTGCTTTCAACCCAATTGCCGCCGTTTTAGCAGCGTATTTGATCTTAGGCGAAGTACCTACCTTTGCCCAATATCTAGGCGGAGGAATGATTTTATGTGGTATTGGGTTGAGCCAAATTGGGATCTGGCGCAAGTCTTCTGCCTTCGCTGCCACCCAAGTCAGGTATTCTCAAAGCATGGACTCTAAAGTTGGATTTAAGGGACTATAA
- a CDS encoding class I fructose-bisphosphate aldolase, translated as MTATLSAPSLIESLLGKEAEDLLAYKAKVSKDMLHLPGPDSVDRVFAQSDRNPQVLRSLQQLYSFGRLANTGYMSILPVDQGIEHSAGASFAPNPMYFDPENIVKLAIEAGCNGVATTLGVLGIVSRKYAHKIPFIVKLNHNELLTFPNQFDQVMFASVEQAWNLGAVAIGATIYFGSEQSTRQIQEVSRAFARAHELGMATILWCYLRNGAFKQDKDYHLAADLTGQANHIGVTIEADIIKQKLPEYNHGYDAVAKATGKSYGKTNDRVYSDLTTDHPIDLTRYQVLNCYCGRAGLINSGGASGKNDFAEAVRAAVVNKRAGGSGLISGRKTFQRPFEEGVKLFHNIQDVYLSPDVTIA; from the coding sequence ATGACCGCAACGCTATCTGCTCCCTCATTAATCGAATCTTTGTTAGGTAAAGAAGCGGAAGACCTCCTCGCCTACAAAGCGAAAGTGTCTAAAGATATGTTACATCTGCCAGGTCCAGATTCGGTTGACCGGGTATTTGCACAAAGCGATCGCAATCCCCAAGTGCTACGGAGTCTTCAGCAGCTCTACTCCTTCGGTCGTTTGGCTAATACTGGTTATATGTCTATCCTCCCAGTGGATCAGGGCATTGAACACTCTGCTGGGGCTTCCTTTGCACCCAACCCCATGTACTTTGACCCGGAAAATATTGTCAAGCTGGCGATAGAAGCAGGCTGTAACGGTGTTGCCACAACGCTAGGAGTCTTGGGTATTGTGTCACGCAAGTATGCCCATAAAATCCCTTTCATTGTCAAACTCAATCACAACGAACTGCTCACCTTTCCCAACCAATTCGATCAAGTGATGTTTGCCTCTGTAGAGCAAGCATGGAACTTGGGAGCTGTTGCTATAGGTGCAACGATTTACTTTGGCTCAGAGCAATCAACCCGTCAGATTCAGGAAGTCAGCCGAGCTTTTGCTCGCGCCCATGAATTAGGGATGGCAACAATTCTCTGGTGCTATCTGCGTAATGGCGCTTTCAAACAAGATAAAGACTATCACTTGGCAGCTGACCTCACAGGGCAGGCAAATCACATTGGTGTAACGATTGAAGCCGACATCATTAAACAGAAGTTGCCCGAATATAACCACGGTTATGATGCCGTTGCTAAAGCCACAGGTAAAAGTTACGGCAAAACTAACGACCGAGTTTACTCAGATTTGACGACTGACCACCCAATTGACCTGACCCGCTATCAGGTACTGAATTGTTACTGTGGACGTGCCGGACTGATTAACTCTGGTGGTGCTTCTGGTAAAAATGACTTTGCCGAAGCAGTTCGCGCGGCTGTGGTTAATAAACGGGCTGGCGGTTCTGGACTAATCTCAGGTCGCAAGACCTTCCAACGTCCGTTTGAGGAAGGAGTGAAGTTATTTCACAATATCCAGGATGTGTACTTATCGCCGGATGTCACCATTGCCTAA